ACCGGGGGTTCTCCTCGGAGGACAACCTCCGCGAACTGCAGCGGACCGGCGGGCACTACATCGCCGGGGAACGGATGAGGAGCGGCAAGCCCGTGGTGGAAGAGGCCCTGTCCCGCCCGGGACGTTACCAGACCGTCCGGGACAACCTCGAGCTCAAGGAGATCGTGATCGGTGACGGTGAAGCCTGCGTGCGGTACATTCTGGCCCGTAACCCCCGGGAAGAGGAGCGGGACCGGGCCGCCAGGGAAACGGTCCTGAAACGGCTCAGGGAAGAGCTTACCCACCTGGCGGAAAAGCACGGTTCGCCGTACCCCAAGGCCGCTTGCGAGTTGATGGCCAACCAGGCCTACGGAAAGTACCTCAAGTTGGACAAACATGGCCGGCCGAGGATCGATCAGGACAAGGTGCGGGCCGAGGAACGGCTCGACGGCAAGTACCTCATCCGCACCTCCGACGACACCATCTCGGCGGAAAACGTGGCCCTGGGGTACAAGCAGCTTCTGGAGGTCGAGGACGCCTTCCGCACCCTCAAGACGACGCTCAACCTGCGGCCGGTGTACCACCGCCTGGAGGACCGCATTCGGGCCCACATCCTGCTTTGCTGGCTTGCCCTGCTCCTGGTCCGGGCGGCGGAACGGGGGACCGGCCAGACCTGGCGGGTACTGAGGGACCGCTTGGAGCGGATGCACCTCGGCGAGTTTGCCGGCGATGACGGCCGGGTTCTTCAAAGGACGGAGACGACCGCTGAGCAGAAGCAAATCTTTTCGGCTTTTAAGGTCTCAGAACCGTCCCGAATCCTTGGTATTACTGCAACCGATGCGAAAAAACCGGCCCCGGACACATAGTTACACGCCTCAAAAATCCCGATCCGGCAAGCCCTTATCTGGCGCCCTGTTGCGCCATTCTTTCACCTAGCGACTGTCGAACTCGGTTCCAGCGCCAGGTCCCCGTTGTCGTACTTGACCAGCGGGTGCGGCCCATCGACCCCGTACCAGACATACTGCTTGGCCGGGCCGATGGGCATCTCGAACTTGTAGCACCGAAAGGTCCCGGCCGGGACGGACACATCCTCGACTGCCGCGACTTTGCCCGACATCCGAGCCACCGAGCCCCGACGACGATCAGCCCATATTTGGCCTCGAAGCCCTCGCCCAGGGCCATCGCCCGTTGGACATAGAGCAGGCTGTCGTTGTCGAAGGCGTCCTTGGGGTACTTGAGGGTCATCGACTGCTTACCTTGCGGGGTGACGGCGCTCAGCTTGGCCCGACCGTTGGCATATTCGGCGTCAACCGTCGACCGCTGGCCCTGGGAATCGGCCTCCTTATGGGTCCTGACCGGCTTGAGGCCGGCGTCGACGGTGACCTCGTCCCGCGTCTTCAGCCGGGCGAGAAATCGTTCGTGGCGACAAAGACGAACCCGGAAGCAGTGGGGGTCACCGCGAAGGTCGCCGTCCCCACTTGCTGGCCGGCCTTCATCCAGACGTAGTTCACGGACTCAGGGGCGGACCAGGGAGCCGTCACGACCGGCCCGTTGGCACCCCGCGAGCACCCGGCCAGGGCCAGGGGAATGGCCAGGACCAGCCCCATGGTCAGGGCTAGGCGCCGGGCCTGATGCCGGTTCATCGAACATCCCTTCACTTCAACCGCACTCCCTTCGCCGGGCCGGTCCATCGGAACGTCAGCCACATGTAGATATACCCGAAAACGACCAGGGCCGGGGTGTAGGCCAGGTCTGGCGGGTAGTACCTGACCATCCCCGGAAAGGTCTGAGCCAGGACGACCGTCCCATCGACGAGGACGTGAAAGAGCATGGCCAGGGCGAAGAGGGCGACCAGGCGCCCCCGGTCCCGGCCCGCCGAGGGCTCCCGCGCCGGCGATGTGGCCAGCCGCTCCCTCGGCCAGCTAATCCCCAGGGCGATGATCACCCCCATGACCGCGTGGAGTTGGATCGCCCAGAAGCGGTCGTAGATGAAGAGCGGGACGAGGAAGGCCCCGAAGGTGTGCAGGCCGGTGTACTGGAAGACGCCGGGGTGGAGGAAGGCTAGTGATAGGAGGATGGCTTCCCCCGACCCATATCCCAGCCCGACCCAGTAGCCGAGGGTCAGGGCGGGGAGGCGGGCGAGGCGACTGGAGTCGTCGGCGGTCGCGGCCGGCGCCCGCCCGGCCTTGGCCGCCGCCCGGCGGGCCAGGACCAGGGCGACGAGGAGCGCGGCCAGCTTCCCAAGCTCCTCCCAGAAGGCGTTGTCGACCAGCAGGAGGAGGTTGCCGCCGAGGCCGACGCCCCGCATGACGAAATACCCTTCCCAAAGCTTCCTGAAGATGACCGCAAAACAGGTGATGAAGCCGAGAAAGAACACCCCGGCCAGCCCTGTGGGGCTCAAAGCGGTTCGGGCAAGCTGCCGCCGCCCTGCCCACCAGGCCACGGCCGGTAGGGGGACGACGTTGGTCAGGATCATCCCGATAAAGAGCACGGTGTTTCCTGCTGACCACGCCCCTGAGAGGGCTTTGGAGTGTCCGGGGCGAACCTTCGATTAGCTTGTTCACAGGGGGATCAGAGTGAAAATAGCTCTTGTAGATGTCGACGGCACCCTGGTCGACGGGCAGACCTATCGGCCGCTGACCCGGCTCCTCTGGGCCCGGCCCCACCTCAGACCGCTGATCGTCCTTCTCTTCTTCCAGCTCATGCCCGGCCACCTCCGGCGCAACCGCTCAGCTGAAGACCGCATTGCCAGTCAGAACGGGTGGACTCGGGGCTACACGCGCCTCCTCGCCGGGATGACCCTCGAGGAGGTGGCCGAGATCATGAAGGACGCCTGCGAGGACTTGGTGCCCGTGATACGGCCAGAGATCCTCCGGGAGATGGCGATCAGGCGGGCCGAGGGCTGCGCCGTGACCCTCGCCTCAGGCTCGATGATGCCCTTTCTCGACCAGCTGGGGCCGATGGTCGGGGCCGCCGGGTGGGTCGGCACGCCGGTGGAGATTCGGGACGACCGCTACACGGGGCGCCTGGACGGCCCCCCCTGCAGCGGGGTGGCCAAGCCCATGTATGCCGAGGCATTGCTCAAAGTGGCGGCCGACGGGATCGACTGGGAGGCGTCCTGGGCATACGGCGACAGCCTTTCCGACCTGCCGATGCTCGAACGGGTCGGCCACCCGGTCGCGGTAGCCCCGGAGCCGGGCCTGGCCGCGGAGGCCGTCCGACGGGGTTGGAGGGTCTTGGAGATGGCAGGGAATGAGGTCCCCGGACAGAATACCTAGGCGACTCGAACCGAGTGCGTACTTGGAGGCATGGACTGATGACCGACAAGCAAGGCTACAATGTCGCCGTCCTGGGCGGTGGGAGCGCCTACACGCCGGGATTGGTCGCCGGCCTGCTCCGGCTGGGCGACAGGCTACCCCTGGCCCGCCTGGTATTGGTAGATATCGATGAACATAAACTCAAGGTGGTCGGCGAACTGGTCCGGCACATGGTCGAGACCTCCGAGGCCGGCCGCGGGACGGTCGTCTCGATGACCGCGGACCGCGTCGAGGGCTTCAAGGGCGCCGACTTCATCCTCAGTCAGATCCGCGTCGGCGGCCTTGCCCACCGGGCCCTCGATGAGCGCATCCCCAACCGCTACGGTGTCCTCGGCCAGGAGACGACCGGCCCGGGCGGATTCGCCATGGCCCTCCGGTCGATCCCGGTCATGCTCGACGTGGCCCGCGACATCCGACGGGTCGCCCCCGAGGCCTGGCTGATCAACTACACCAATCCGACCGGGCTGGTGGCCGACGCCCTCCACCGCTACGCCCCGGACTGCCGGGTCATCTCCATCTGCGACATGCCCATGGCCGTGCAGTTCCTCGTCTCCAAGCTCCTCGGGATGCCAATGAACTCCCTCTCCGTCGACTACGTCGGTTTGAACCACCTGGGCTGGACCCGTCACCTCTACCACCAGGGCGTGGACCTGATGGACCAGCTCCACGGGATGGTCTCCCAGCTCATCCAGCTCGGCCCGGCCCTCAAGCAGATGATCCCCAAGGAGCTGGGCATCGGCGACGAGAAGGAACTCGACGAGATCATGGTCATCCTGAAGATGTTCCACCGGCTGAGGGTCATCCCCTCGCCGTACCTCCAGTACTACTACGACAAGGACGAGTCGGTCAAGAAGCAGCTGGCGGCCGGGAAA
The Bacillota bacterium DNA segment above includes these coding regions:
- a CDS encoding HAD family phosphatase; translation: MKIALVDVDGTLVDGQTYRPLTRLLWARPHLRPLIVLLFFQLMPGHLRRNRSAEDRIASQNGWTRGYTRLLAGMTLEEVAEIMKDACEDLVPVIRPEILREMAIRRAEGCAVTLASGSMMPFLDQLGPMVGAAGWVGTPVEIRDDRYTGRLDGPPCSGVAKPMYAEALLKVAADGIDWEASWAYGDSLSDLPMLERVGHPVAVAPEPGLAAEAVRRGWRVLEMAGNEVPGQNT
- a CDS encoding transposase codes for the protein RGFSSEDNLRELQRTGGHYIAGERMRSGKPVVEEALSRPGRYQTVRDNLELKEIVIGDGEACVRYILARNPREEERDRAARETVLKRLREELTHLAEKHGSPYPKAACELMANQAYGKYLKLDKHGRPRIDQDKVRAEERLDGKYLIRTSDDTISAENVALGYKQLLEVEDAFRTLKTTLNLRPVYHRLEDRIRAHILLCWLALLLVRAAERGTGQTWRVLRDRLERMHLGEFAGDDGRVLQRTETTAEQKQIFSAFKVSEPSRILGITATDAKKPAPDT
- a CDS encoding 6-phospho-beta-glucosidase (catalyzes the fromation of N-acetyl-D-glucosamine and N-acetyl-D-glucosamine-6-phosphate from diacetylchitobiose-6-phosphate); amino-acid sequence: MTDKQGYNVAVLGGGSAYTPGLVAGLLRLGDRLPLARLVLVDIDEHKLKVVGELVRHMVETSEAGRGTVVSMTADRVEGFKGADFILSQIRVGGLAHRALDERIPNRYGVLGQETTGPGGFAMALRSIPVMLDVARDIRRVAPEAWLINYTNPTGLVADALHRYAPDCRVISICDMPMAVQFLVSKLLGMPMNSLSVDYVGLNHLGWTRHLYHQGVDLMDQLHGMVSQLIQLGPALKQMIPKELGIGDEKELDEIMVILKMFHRLRVIPSPYLQYYYDKDESVKKQLAAGKTRAEVVMEIEQDLLGFYGEITRDKQPELWKKRGGDWHADMMMGLVAAIANDTHEVYIVNVPNRGAVEGIRFDKVVEIPAVIGRDGARPLVVGRIEPDMLGLMQVIAAYEELTVEAAAEGSREKALRALSIHPLIPSLDVAEKILNDYLEAHREFLPTFR